In candidate division KSB1 bacterium, the sequence CGTCGCGGCTGCGGCCGCAAAAGGCTTCGACGAGGTTGAAAATCAGCGTCGGCTTGAGCTGCAAAAGATCGCCTCGCAGACGATCGAGGCTTGTCGCCGCGGCAAGAAGCTCGACGGCAAACCCCAATTCCTGCAGCGCCGCAGAGACGGCGGCAGCTTCCACCAGCACATCCTGCTCGTCCGGCGCAGAATCTTTTGACACGGCGTTATAAAGAACAACGGCCGTCACGCAAAGCCTCCGGCGGCGGACATTCGCTTTGCGGCGCTTTCAAGGATCATGGCGATCAGTTCGCGGTAGGAGATGCCGTGGAGGCTGCACAGCAGCGGCAGGTCCGAATATTCGGGCCGCAGTCCGGCAAGCGGATTGATTTCGATCAGATTGGGGATGCCGTTGCGGTCGAGGCGCATGTCGATGCGTCCGGCGTCGCGGCAGCCGAGGCCGCGCCAGGCCGCCAGCGCCGTTTCCGCAGCCTGTTTGGCCGCCGTATCGTCGGCTTGGACGTAACGCACGCGATCCACCCAGTCCTTTTTGTTGCCGTAGCCGTAGGCGTCGTTTTCGGCGCCTTGCTGAAAGAGAACTTCCATCACGCCGAGGACCCGCGCGTCGGCGCCGGTTCCGGCAATGCCGACGGTAAACTCGCGGCCGGGCAGGAACTCTTCCACCAGCACCGCTTGGCGGAAATCCCGCAACAGACGCAGGCAGACCTCTTCCAGCTGCCTCGCGTCGAGAATTTTCGATGCCGCCGAGATGCCTTTGCCGGTACCTTCGGCGATCGGCTTGGCAAACAGCGGATAGGTCAAGTGAACGCTTTGGATCTCTGCGGCGGCGGTGATTTCGCAAAAGTTCGGCGTCGGGAGTCCCAAATCGCGCAGCACGCGCTTGGTCATGCCCTTGTGGAGGGTCAGCGCCATAACCAGGGGATCGGAAAAGGTGTAGGGGATGCCGAAGGCGTCGAGCAGGGCCGGAACCTGCGCTTCGCGGCCGATACCGTAAAGGCCTTCGGCGATATTGAACACCAGATCCCACCGTTCACCGGCAAGGATGCG encodes:
- a CDS encoding ATP-grasp domain-containing protein → MRIGLTYDLRQEYLDMGFGEEETAEFDSEMTIAAIESTLQDLGHETVRIGRLGELMRRILAGERWDLVFNIAEGLYGIGREAQVPALLDAFGIPYTFSDPLVMALTLHKGMTKRVLRDLGLPTPNFCEITAAAEIQSVHLTYPLFAKPIAEGTGKGISAASKILDARQLEEVCLRLLRDFRQAVLVEEFLPGREFTVGIAGTGADARVLGVMEVLFQQGAENDAYGYGNKKDWVDRVRYVQADDTAAKQAAETALAAWRGLGCRDAGRIDMRLDRNGIPNLIEINPLAGLRPEYSDLPLLCSLHGISYRELIAMILESAAKRMSAAGGFA